From Thermogladius calderae 1633, a single genomic window includes:
- a CDS encoding TldD/PmbA family protein: MEARLDPEAILREGSRRGLSELEVVVISTERVTASIVSGEIKPVLFSARTTYGLRAAIGRRVAGISVGDLGTSLEEALRDLERAVRSSPEDPYWQGFPPKIDRGVRSETYSKPFDYLEPNKAVELAKLVVDSAVERGRVVGADKTTVMEGLVELARVNIRVANTNGVDVSERCSLFGAYGSVKSVFGGTESTYDFSLWSRKIAEEELVKRVVEAVDYTTMFRNPATPESGVYPVVLAPRVTAEVLMAAFIPAVSGLNIVEGRSPLKGRIGAPVLNEKVTIRDDPTLPLHYGSRSFDDEGVGVYSKTVFDRGVFATPLTNYYVSRRLNMESTGNGFRALPGSSTVPTPTNVVLEKGSGGLEEFTRELKRGIVVYSTIGSWMSNFVSGQAYFTVTHGLLVDGGRVRPVKSFVVAGNIYEWLGGKLVEVGSDAEVNANYVTPSLYIAEAKVSGG; this comes from the coding sequence TTGGAGGCTAGGCTTGACCCTGAGGCGATCCTAAGGGAAGGGTCGAGGAGAGGGCTGAGCGAGCTCGAAGTCGTGGTCATCAGCACGGAGAGGGTCACGGCCTCCATTGTCTCGGGCGAGATCAAGCCAGTGTTGTTCAGTGCGAGGACTACGTACGGGTTGAGGGCGGCGATCGGTAGGAGGGTGGCCGGGATATCTGTCGGCGACCTGGGTACGAGTCTAGAGGAGGCCTTGAGAGACCTAGAAAGGGCGGTGAGGAGCTCCCCCGAGGACCCCTACTGGCAGGGCTTTCCGCCGAAAATCGATAGAGGGGTCAGGTCAGAGACGTACTCTAAACCCTTTGACTACCTGGAGCCAAACAAAGCCGTCGAGCTGGCTAAGCTGGTAGTAGACAGCGCGGTAGAGCGGGGTCGTGTAGTAGGGGCGGACAAGACTACTGTTATGGAGGGGCTAGTGGAGCTGGCTAGGGTGAACATTAGAGTGGCCAACACGAACGGTGTAGACGTGAGCGAAAGGTGTAGCCTGTTCGGGGCCTACGGGAGCGTGAAGTCGGTGTTCGGCGGCACCGAGTCGACGTACGACTTCTCGTTGTGGAGCAGAAAGATCGCCGAAGAAGAGCTCGTGAAGAGAGTGGTAGAGGCCGTCGACTACACCACTATGTTCCGGAACCCCGCCACACCAGAATCCGGCGTGTACCCAGTAGTGCTGGCGCCCAGGGTCACGGCCGAGGTCTTAATGGCGGCTTTCATACCAGCTGTCTCAGGTCTAAACATCGTCGAGGGCAGGAGCCCGTTGAAGGGAAGGATCGGGGCTCCCGTGCTCAACGAGAAGGTCACTATACGTGACGACCCGACGCTCCCGCTCCACTACGGCTCTAGGAGTTTCGACGACGAGGGTGTCGGCGTCTACTCCAAGACAGTGTTCGACAGGGGGGTCTTCGCGACTCCTCTGACCAACTACTACGTCTCTAGAAGGCTTAACATGGAGTCGACTGGTAACGGTTTCAGGGCTCTCCCCGGGTCGTCTACGGTCCCGACTCCAACAAACGTCGTGCTCGAGAAGGGTAGCGGAGGCCTAGAGGAGTTCACCAGGGAGTTGAAGAGGGGTATCGTGGTCTACTCGACCATAGGTAGCTGGATGAGCAACTTCGTCTCGGGGCAGGCATACTTCACGGTCACACACGGTCTACTCGTAGACGGTGGGAGAGTAAGGCCCGTAAAGTCGTTTGTCGTAGCGGGGAACATATACGAGTGGCTGGGCGGCAAGCTCGTCGAGGTAGGGTCGGACGCGGAAGTAAACGCTAACTACGTAACCCCCAGCCTGTACATCGCTGAGGCCAAGGTGTCAGGCGGCTAG
- a CDS encoding TldD/PmbA family protein: protein MVSLGFDPESWIRKGEEMGADYVDIRYQEHIYEIILLDNGVVRESTVSKSRGVGFRVFYKGFVGYASTNDLNEPSLKNTLEQALRIARALEGRSRPARVASRGVHRERVVSDYSIDPIDVDVSEKVDLLKAIHGTLREEKALSSVVLRYAFEKDRRVIASSRGDYVDFTRRMVGVGGVLVAQAEGSMERLSHGESRVAGWEFVKNFDWERLFRENAELVVGALKAKTLPPGKYDVVLDNEMVGLLIHEAFGHASEADIVMSGGSVLENRVGSVVASELVSIVDDGRVSGGVYLPYDDEGSPKVKVYLIEKGVFRGYLHNLETAGFFNASPTGNGRSMTYADNVLVRQTNIYLEPGDWDPYEIIQDTKRGVYLKGRGASGGQVNPATGSFTFTSGPSFIIEGGEVQGMVRGVMIAGNILETLLNVDAVGLDLEVKTSVFGGCGKGGQMVRVGDGGPHVRIRGVALGG, encoded by the coding sequence ATGGTCTCGTTGGGCTTTGACCCCGAGTCCTGGATTAGGAAAGGCGAGGAAATGGGAGCGGACTACGTCGATATCAGGTACCAGGAGCACATCTACGAAATCATCCTACTGGACAACGGCGTGGTGAGAGAGTCGACTGTTTCCAAGAGCCGGGGAGTAGGCTTCAGGGTGTTCTACAAGGGGTTTGTTGGTTACGCGTCTACGAACGACCTCAACGAGCCTTCTCTTAAAAATACCCTAGAGCAGGCGCTCAGGATTGCCAGGGCGCTGGAGGGCAGGTCCAGGCCTGCAAGGGTGGCGAGCCGCGGCGTTCACAGGGAGAGGGTCGTGAGCGACTACTCGATCGACCCAATTGACGTAGACGTGTCGGAAAAAGTGGACTTGCTCAAGGCCATCCACGGTACTCTTAGAGAGGAGAAGGCGCTGTCCAGCGTTGTTTTGAGGTACGCCTTTGAAAAGGACAGGAGGGTGATCGCCTCCTCGAGAGGGGACTACGTGGACTTCACGAGGAGGATGGTGGGCGTAGGCGGCGTCCTTGTAGCACAAGCCGAGGGCTCTATGGAGAGGCTCTCTCACGGGGAGTCCAGGGTTGCAGGATGGGAGTTTGTCAAGAACTTCGACTGGGAGAGGCTCTTTAGAGAGAACGCCGAGCTCGTAGTAGGGGCCCTTAAAGCGAAGACCCTCCCGCCCGGCAAGTACGACGTGGTGCTGGACAACGAGATGGTGGGCCTGCTCATCCACGAGGCCTTCGGCCACGCGTCAGAGGCGGACATAGTGATGTCCGGGGGGAGCGTTCTCGAGAATAGAGTGGGTAGCGTCGTGGCCAGCGAGCTCGTTTCAATAGTTGACGACGGGAGGGTTAGTGGTGGCGTGTACCTGCCGTACGACGACGAGGGGTCTCCCAAGGTAAAGGTCTACCTGATAGAGAAGGGGGTTTTCAGGGGCTACCTCCACAACCTAGAGACAGCGGGCTTCTTCAACGCGAGTCCGACGGGCAACGGGAGGTCCATGACCTATGCCGACAACGTACTCGTGAGGCAGACCAACATATACCTCGAGCCGGGGGACTGGGACCCATACGAGATCATACAGGACACGAAGAGGGGGGTGTACCTGAAGGGCCGCGGCGCCTCCGGGGGCCAGGTAAACCCCGCGACCGGCTCCTTCACCTTCACGAGCGGCCCTAGCTTCATAATCGAGGGAGGGGAGGTACAGGGGATGGTTAGAGGGGTCATGATAGCAGGGAACATCCTGGAGACGCTCCTCAACGTGGACGCCGTCGGCTTAGACCTGGAGGTCAAGACCAGCGTTTTTGGCGGTTGCGGTAAAGGCGGTCAGATGGTCAGGGTCGGCGACGGGGGCCCCCACGTAAGAATTAGGGGTGTGGCTCTTGGAGGCTAG
- a CDS encoding DEAD/DEAH box helicase produces the protein MIRDRLLLEVNSELVQLYPRAGASIIHEHVEESVEPEPGPSVEELNLPEDLRRTLLKAGISRLYKFQYEAFENILNGFNTVIVAGTGTGKTEAFLIPILVDVHRNPSPLPRAVVTYPTKALSRDQLARLHKYLVFGKVSAGVYDGDTPVEDRRRMRSQPPAVLITNPDMIHVGLVRSPAIKMFVDRAKFFVVDELHVYEGVLGTHLKYIVDRVKLAREGGLQFIASSGTLSNPKEFAESIFGVDVVVVKGPSRRRGGAVHALVSTGYLSRWTITAALSSILAKKGVKHIVFVDSQQMAELVARIGRSFGAEVVVHRAGLPPEERRRVEEKLKSGEVLAVAATPTLELGIDIGDLDAVVMSSPPPSFTKYVQRAGRAGRRGRPGYVFTILADDPIDSYYERYPTQFFSQDIPQSVIEPSNIEVAKVHLLAHLLEKGRVHLDSLPPVWRRAVDLLIEQGLAYTRGYYAYPRRRLAIGFLEEYSSIRSGGPIVEVYDEATGELVGYRELPQALLDLYPGAVYFIQTKPYVSLGVDIEKRAAYVKRLDKDVDYYTKPLYTVDVVDYEVLDERVSERNIPLTYANVELEIAVEGYVVKNAFDDRSGEKYWFDTPLHYSYPTKAVLVKYPTIEEWDRLGHAEAFHAIEHSLISAARIVCGAGLTDMGGVSYPSGDIVIYDAAPGGSGLARLLFERFEKAEEIAHDIVSSCDCEDGCPRCIYSPFCGNNNQVLSRRKAAYYLTGLLAGKLVEHGKPLEARYGKPIA, from the coding sequence ATGATAAGAGACAGGCTACTACTGGAGGTCAACAGTGAGCTGGTACAGCTCTACCCCCGCGCCGGAGCCTCTATTATACACGAACACGTGGAGGAGTCCGTCGAGCCCGAACCAGGCCCAAGCGTAGAGGAGTTAAACTTACCGGAGGACCTGAGGCGGACGCTCCTCAAGGCAGGCATTAGTAGGCTCTACAAGTTCCAGTACGAGGCCTTCGAGAACATATTAAACGGCTTCAACACGGTGATAGTGGCCGGGACAGGGACCGGCAAGACGGAGGCCTTCCTCATACCCATACTAGTCGACGTCCACCGCAACCCTTCACCCCTGCCGAGAGCTGTAGTGACCTACCCCACGAAGGCGTTGAGCAGAGACCAGCTGGCGAGGCTCCACAAGTACTTGGTCTTCGGTAAAGTATCGGCGGGCGTCTATGACGGCGATACGCCGGTCGAGGACAGGAGGAGGATGAGGTCTCAGCCACCGGCTGTACTGATAACGAACCCCGACATGATACACGTGGGGCTAGTCCGCAGCCCCGCGATCAAAATGTTTGTCGACCGTGCTAAGTTCTTCGTTGTCGACGAACTCCACGTCTACGAGGGTGTGCTCGGCACGCACCTGAAGTACATAGTGGACAGAGTAAAGCTCGCTAGGGAAGGGGGGCTACAGTTTATAGCATCTTCAGGCACCCTCAGCAACCCCAAGGAGTTCGCTGAGAGCATCTTCGGAGTCGACGTGGTGGTCGTCAAGGGACCCAGTAGGAGGAGAGGCGGGGCCGTACACGCCCTAGTGTCAACGGGCTACTTGAGCAGGTGGACTATAACGGCAGCCCTATCGAGTATACTCGCAAAGAAGGGTGTCAAGCACATAGTCTTCGTAGACAGCCAGCAGATGGCGGAGCTCGTGGCAAGGATCGGTAGGAGTTTCGGGGCAGAGGTCGTAGTCCACAGGGCTGGGCTCCCACCCGAAGAACGTAGAAGAGTTGAAGAAAAGCTGAAATCCGGCGAAGTGCTCGCCGTCGCGGCCACGCCTACCCTAGAGCTCGGAATAGACATAGGCGACCTCGACGCCGTTGTCATGTCATCGCCGCCGCCCAGCTTCACGAAGTACGTCCAGAGGGCTGGTAGAGCCGGTAGGAGGGGGAGACCTGGCTACGTCTTCACGATACTAGCCGACGACCCCATAGACTCGTACTACGAGAGGTACCCGACCCAGTTCTTCAGCCAGGATATACCGCAATCGGTCATAGAGCCCTCCAACATAGAGGTCGCAAAGGTTCACCTACTAGCCCACCTACTCGAGAAGGGGCGCGTACACTTAGACAGCCTCCCACCTGTCTGGAGGAGAGCTGTAGACCTCCTCATAGAACAGGGGCTCGCGTACACTAGGGGCTACTACGCCTACCCCCGCCGCAGGCTCGCAATAGGTTTCCTCGAGGAGTACAGCAGTATCAGGAGCGGGGGGCCCATCGTCGAGGTTTACGACGAGGCGACGGGCGAATTGGTGGGGTACAGGGAGTTACCACAGGCGCTCTTAGACCTCTACCCCGGAGCCGTCTATTTCATTCAAACCAAGCCCTACGTCTCGCTGGGGGTCGATATCGAGAAGAGGGCCGCGTACGTGAAGAGGCTGGATAAGGACGTGGATTACTACACTAAGCCCTTGTACACCGTGGACGTGGTCGACTACGAGGTCCTCGACGAGCGTGTCTCCGAGAGAAATATACCCCTTACCTACGCGAACGTCGAGCTCGAGATCGCTGTCGAGGGTTACGTCGTCAAAAACGCTTTCGACGACAGAAGCGGCGAGAAGTACTGGTTCGACACCCCCCTCCACTACTCCTACCCGACTAAAGCCGTCCTGGTCAAGTACCCAACAATCGAGGAGTGGGATAGGCTCGGCCACGCAGAGGCGTTCCACGCAATCGAGCACTCCCTGATCTCCGCCGCGAGAATAGTCTGTGGTGCTGGTTTAACGGACATGGGAGGAGTGAGTTACCCGAGCGGCGACATCGTGATCTACGACGCTGCGCCGGGTGGTAGTGGGCTCGCTAGGTTGCTTTTCGAGAGGTTCGAGAAGGCTGAGGAAATAGCCCACGACATTGTCTCCTCCTGCGACTGCGAGGATGGATGCCCTAGGTGTATCTACTCTCCGTTCTGCGGCAACAACAACCAGGTGCTCTCCAGGAGGAAGGCCGCGTATTACCTTACAGGCCTACTCGCGGGTAAGCTGGTCGAGCACGGTAAACCCCTGGAGGCGAGGTATGGGAAGCCTATCGCCTGA
- a CDS encoding lipoate protein ligase C-terminal domain-containing protein, translating to MRIGVYEHKARKGLIRVSLKIVEGVIEEATITGDFFIYPEDALFELESTLRGTKASWAEVSSKLDEFFSRGVELAGSTPEDFKTALKKALVEAGVHGEA from the coding sequence TTGAGGATAGGCGTATACGAGCACAAGGCTAGAAAGGGGCTGATTAGAGTCAGCTTAAAGATCGTAGAGGGAGTGATCGAAGAAGCGACCATTACAGGCGACTTCTTTATATACCCCGAGGACGCCTTGTTCGAGCTGGAGTCTACACTCAGGGGGACTAAGGCGTCTTGGGCGGAGGTCTCGTCTAAGCTAGACGAGTTCTTCAGCCGGGGTGTAGAGCTGGCGGGCTCGACGCCCGAGGACTTCAAGACTGCTTTGAAGAAGGCTCTTGTGGAGGCCGGTGTACATGGGGAGGCTTAG
- a CDS encoding lipoate--protein ligase family protein: MGRLRVLFYETPDNPFYSLAFEEAIFQSVMRGADTTLRFWRHSNAVIIGYFQKADEEVNIEYARKMNISIARRFTGGGAVYHDLGCLLWTVATRGPEKGSVSYLYDHLLEGFVNALRRLGFTAARENVNDVVVTIGDKSFKVSGAAGSFRGGAYLLHGTLLLNTNLEVLSRVLRVSKAKLADKKVSDVKYRVTNLANLNHSIGVPDVVKAVVESYSELLGLDPYYDLPSREEVDLARRLYEAKYSRAEWNLLRMPHSYFESASTT; encoded by the coding sequence ATGGGGAGGCTTAGGGTCCTCTTCTACGAGACCCCGGACAACCCCTTCTACAGCCTAGCGTTCGAAGAGGCGATATTCCAGAGCGTTATGCGCGGCGCCGACACGACGCTGAGGTTCTGGAGGCATAGCAACGCTGTCATTATAGGCTACTTCCAGAAAGCTGACGAAGAAGTCAACATCGAATATGCGAGGAAGATGAACATCAGTATCGCGAGAAGGTTCACGGGTGGGGGAGCAGTCTACCACGACCTCGGGTGCCTCCTCTGGACAGTAGCCACTAGGGGCCCCGAGAAGGGGTCTGTCTCCTACCTCTACGACCACCTGTTGGAAGGCTTCGTGAACGCTCTGAGAAGGCTGGGCTTCACTGCTGCACGCGAAAACGTCAACGACGTTGTCGTAACGATTGGAGACAAGTCCTTCAAGGTGTCTGGGGCAGCAGGCAGTTTCAGGGGTGGTGCCTACCTACTCCACGGTACTCTCCTTTTGAATACCAACTTAGAGGTGTTGTCGAGGGTGCTCAGGGTCTCGAAGGCCAAGCTAGCCGACAAGAAGGTCAGCGACGTGAAGTATAGGGTTACCAACCTGGCGAACCTGAACCACTCGATAGGCGTCCCAGACGTGGTCAAGGCAGTGGTGGAGTCCTACAGCGAGTTACTGGGGTTAGACCCGTATTACGACTTACCGAGCAGGGAGGAGGTCGACCTGGCTAGGAGACTGTACGAGGCCAAGTACTCAAGGGCCGAGTGGAATCTCCTCAGAATGCCTCACTCATACTTCGAGTCGGCCAGCACCACGTAA
- a CDS encoding ATP-binding cassette domain-containing protein — protein MLLEAKIDEAGYPKGFRIRGVSLELDEGELVVVTGRSGSGKTTLARALTNTITLRGGYLRGDVRLLGKSVKEYQPGDLAGVLAYIPQEPWYGIIGYTVMSEFCYTQLIVRDKCDMKTLNEAGLGGMEDFITYGLSAGQTQLLLWAEALATGARVIVMDEPLVYLDEAGRSKMKSLVQQQLSEGKGFVIVDHDPLFWAELRPRFILMNHGVVEYDGYSLSWAWEVKSPRVGRGGGSRLAVRLKDVWFRYPGYGWVLRGVDLEVGSGTLTVVMGRNGSGKTTLLKLVAGLLRPSRGSVTVKGRPIYIPENPLAYFSMPTPWEELVYMVGGDEDRAREVAELFNLRGVMGSKLADLSSGERRRLAIASAYLGGFDIYLLDEPTGGLDVFNAGRVVEVVERLVEEGKTVVIASHDDRLVRAVERKVVIDRGVVL, from the coding sequence TTGCTCTTAGAGGCCAAGATAGACGAGGCTGGTTACCCTAAAGGCTTTAGAATTAGAGGTGTGAGCCTCGAGCTAGACGAGGGGGAGTTAGTAGTCGTAACGGGCAGGTCTGGTTCAGGCAAGACGACTCTGGCAAGGGCTTTGACCAACACTATCACCCTACGTGGAGGCTACCTCCGTGGCGACGTACGCCTACTCGGTAAGAGCGTGAAGGAGTACCAGCCGGGTGACCTGGCGGGAGTACTAGCCTACATACCCCAGGAGCCCTGGTACGGGATAATAGGCTACACCGTGATGTCGGAGTTCTGCTACACTCAGCTTATCGTGCGAGACAAGTGCGACATGAAGACTCTAAACGAGGCCGGTCTCGGAGGCATGGAGGACTTCATAACGTACGGGCTTAGTGCGGGGCAGACGCAGTTACTGCTGTGGGCTGAGGCGCTTGCCACGGGTGCTAGAGTTATCGTGATGGACGAGCCCCTTGTCTACCTCGACGAGGCCGGGAGGTCGAAAATGAAGAGTCTCGTCCAACAGCAACTTAGTGAGGGAAAGGGGTTTGTAATCGTAGACCACGACCCGCTCTTCTGGGCAGAGCTTAGACCGAGGTTTATACTGATGAACCACGGCGTCGTAGAGTACGATGGCTACTCGCTTAGCTGGGCCTGGGAGGTGAAGAGTCCTCGGGTAGGGAGAGGGGGAGGCAGCAGGCTTGCCGTCCGGCTTAAAGATGTGTGGTTTAGGTACCCCGGCTACGGTTGGGTCTTGAGAGGCGTCGACCTAGAGGTCGGCTCCGGCACCCTGACAGTGGTAATGGGTAGAAACGGCTCTGGGAAAACCACGCTCTTAAAACTAGTGGCTGGGCTCCTGAGACCCAGTAGAGGTAGCGTTACTGTTAAAGGTAGGCCGATCTACATACCGGAGAACCCGTTGGCGTACTTCTCGATGCCCACCCCGTGGGAAGAGCTGGTGTACATGGTGGGCGGTGACGAGGACAGAGCTAGAGAAGTAGCTGAGTTGTTCAACCTCAGAGGGGTTATGGGGAGTAAGCTGGCAGACCTTAGCTCGGGGGAGAGAAGGAGGCTAGCGATCGCATCGGCTTACCTCGGCGGTTTTGACATATACCTGCTTGACGAGCCGACTGGAGGCCTGGACGTCTTCAACGCCGGCAGGGTCGTGGAAGTGGTCGAGAGACTCGTCGAGGAGGGTAAAACGGTAGTTATCGCGAGTCACGACGATAGGCTGGTGAGGGCCGTCGAGAGGAAAGTGGTTATCGACCGTGGTGTTGTATTGTGA
- a CDS encoding ECF transporter S component — protein MRRGLEAVVFTVLVYVATVALQIYQPVTGGYFNLGESMIYLAALTSSPIVAAVAGGVGASLADLTTGYAIFAPATFVIKFAEGYLAGVLVGLFRRTRQKAVAAASVGAVYALGLYYGVSYWAGRVVFGPSSWLWFSLSSIEAFIPWYGWLLVTVLLGAVVVYGVTKYIVKSLEPLALLIAGSLMVTGYFLYEYFVSNPLTGRPPINALYEVPVNIGQAVSGVIISLPVAVWLYRAGFVKQK, from the coding sequence GTGAGGAGAGGTCTCGAGGCTGTAGTCTTCACGGTTCTCGTATACGTAGCCACGGTGGCTCTCCAGATATACCAGCCTGTCACAGGAGGCTACTTCAACTTAGGGGAGTCCATGATCTACCTGGCCGCCCTGACCAGTAGCCCGATAGTGGCAGCGGTAGCAGGCGGTGTCGGTGCTTCTCTAGCTGATCTGACCACAGGATACGCCATCTTTGCACCAGCCACCTTTGTCATAAAGTTCGCCGAGGGCTATTTAGCAGGGGTGTTAGTAGGGCTCTTCAGGAGAACCAGGCAGAAGGCCGTCGCGGCTGCTAGTGTGGGTGCGGTCTACGCCTTAGGCCTGTACTACGGGGTGTCCTACTGGGCTGGCAGGGTCGTGTTTGGGCCCTCTTCGTGGCTCTGGTTCAGCTTGTCGTCTATCGAGGCATTCATACCATGGTACGGTTGGCTTCTTGTCACGGTTCTGCTCGGGGCTGTAGTAGTATACGGTGTGACGAAATACATAGTGAAGTCCCTTGAGCCGCTCGCCCTACTCATCGCGGGCTCGTTAATGGTTACCGGCTACTTCCTCTACGAGTACTTCGTCAGTAACCCCCTTACGGGTAGACCCCCCATTAACGCGTTGTACGAGGTCCCCGTGAACATAGGGCAGGCCGTGTCAGGCGTCATAATATCTCTACCGGTGGCGGTGTGGCTATATAGGGCAGGGTTCGTGAAACAGAAGTAG
- a CDS encoding pyridoxal-phosphate dependent enzyme, with protein MTAGLLARCEKCGRTYVHERYLVCPYCGGLVRPVYKPRWETQAGEGVWRFSSLLPGIKEKVTLGEGSTPLLAARRAVEGDLAVWFKDETRNPTGSFRDRAAALMVSDALSSKQRRVVLASDGNTGASIAAYSARAGLSATIYVPEWVEEEKIILMKSFGARVIVDTKSLDELLEYVDERSRKEGLYNASSTFNYLSVQGLKTIAFEIYEKLGSSVEAVYLPLGSGLTLLSLYQGFKELVVLGVLGRIPLLVGVEPCGRPLYASALYNVSPCGEEPLPGLRYYRPVIYEHVLRLIEENGDVVTVTRKQAIEAAERLSRNEGLFAEASSAVGFAGFLKQPLDKSVVLVTSHGLKSPEAYARARRLKFTEVFPGVTKRLILEVLTNHPGLTGYEVWKKLGLNISPQAVYQHLRELASKGFIKVVEEGGRKRYYVEK; from the coding sequence GTGACGGCTGGTTTACTCGCCAGGTGCGAGAAGTGCGGGCGCACCTATGTCCACGAGAGGTACCTCGTATGCCCGTACTGCGGAGGGCTCGTGAGACCCGTCTACAAGCCAAGGTGGGAGACGCAAGCAGGCGAGGGGGTTTGGAGGTTCTCCAGCCTCCTACCGGGTATTAAGGAGAAAGTGACACTCGGCGAGGGCTCTACACCCCTACTAGCAGCTAGAAGAGCTGTAGAAGGAGACCTGGCGGTATGGTTCAAGGACGAGACAAGGAACCCTACAGGCAGTTTCAGGGACCGTGCGGCTGCCTTGATGGTGAGCGACGCCCTGTCTAGTAAGCAGCGGAGAGTCGTGTTGGCTAGTGACGGGAATACGGGGGCGAGCATAGCCGCCTACTCTGCGAGGGCGGGCCTCTCCGCCACTATATACGTCCCAGAGTGGGTTGAGGAGGAGAAGATCATACTGATGAAGTCGTTTGGGGCCAGGGTGATCGTCGACACCAAGAGCCTGGACGAGCTTCTGGAGTACGTCGACGAGAGAAGCAGGAAAGAGGGTCTATACAATGCTTCGAGCACATTCAACTACCTGTCTGTTCAAGGCTTGAAGACGATCGCCTTCGAGATTTACGAGAAGCTCGGCTCTTCCGTGGAGGCAGTCTACCTACCACTAGGTAGCGGGCTAACACTACTCTCCCTCTACCAGGGCTTCAAGGAGCTCGTAGTGCTAGGTGTTTTAGGGAGGATCCCGCTTCTCGTGGGTGTGGAGCCCTGTGGTAGGCCGTTGTACGCTTCTGCGTTGTACAACGTCTCCCCGTGTGGCGAGGAGCCTCTGCCCGGGCTCAGGTACTACAGGCCGGTCATCTACGAGCACGTACTGAGGTTGATCGAGGAGAACGGTGACGTCGTCACCGTGACTAGGAAGCAGGCTATAGAGGCCGCCGAGAGGTTGAGTCGCAACGAGGGCCTCTTCGCCGAGGCCTCTTCCGCGGTGGGGTTCGCCGGCTTCCTGAAACAGCCGCTAGACAAGAGTGTTGTCTTAGTCACAAGTCACGGGCTTAAGTCCCCGGAGGCTTACGCCAGAGCCAGGAGGCTCAAGTTCACAGAGGTTTTCCCCGGGGTGACTAAGAGGCTCATACTCGAGGTGTTAACGAACCACCCCGGCCTTACAGGGTACGAGGTCTGGAAGAAGCTCGGTTTAAACATATCACCTCAAGCTGTCTACCAGCACTTGAGAGAGCTGGCATCGAAGGGCTTCATCAAGGTAGTTGAAGAAGGGGGTAGGAAGAGGTACTACGTGGAAAAGTGA
- a CDS encoding Lrp/AsnC family transcriptional regulator, which yields MNGFQKMRRRLESYPGVLDEVDKKILEILREDSKRRLKDIAHELAKPVSTVHERVARLVRAGVIKRFTVEVDYSKLGYTVKALILLNVDGKHILDVESDISRHQNVEAVYDITGEFDVAVIASFKSISELDEFVKWLLKHPYIKQSRTSIIFRVAKEEKRLPL from the coding sequence GTGAATGGGTTCCAGAAGATGAGGAGGAGGCTTGAAAGCTATCCAGGTGTACTCGACGAGGTTGACAAGAAAATATTGGAAATTTTACGGGAGGACTCCAAGCGTAGATTGAAAGATATCGCTCACGAGCTCGCTAAGCCAGTATCGACGGTCCACGAGAGGGTAGCGAGGCTAGTGAGGGCGGGGGTTATCAAGAGGTTTACTGTAGAGGTCGACTACAGCAAGCTTGGATACACCGTTAAAGCCCTCATCCTACTGAACGTGGACGGGAAGCACATACTAGACGTCGAGAGCGACATTTCGAGGCACCAGAACGTCGAGGCAGTCTACGATATAACGGGCGAGTTCGACGTCGCGGTGATAGCCTCTTTCAAGAGCATCAGCGAGCTAGACGAATTCGTCAAGTGGCTCCTTAAACACCCCTATATAAAGCAGAGCAGGACTAGCATTATCTTCAGGGTGGCGAAAGAGGAGAAGAGGCTACCCTTGTGA